In Camarhynchus parvulus chromosome Z, STF_HiC, whole genome shotgun sequence, a genomic segment contains:
- the CZH5orf51 gene encoding UPF0600 protein C5orf51 homolog, translating to MAAAALRSRVAALRRRLGPPGARDTFLAKGSAHLDKLKDLCNEGKEHPSTLFQLYTQAVLDITYFEENQLVDEDFPEESALQKLKELISVLSEPEDLVRECGIKEPLNILGAELLECLYWRKGALLYMYCHTAKERSEWLRENIATFKKCLNDGVQYLMKMLSFRCPLQLDEDISHQDKDTARLLSEGIFSDTHLLAMMYSGEMCYWGLKHCGEGKQESLEAVDPVSNSGLGSRSQSISLDFQETGRNMLTKYAAVCEGPLKGQGWNTTTAKQMLHYFVKSHN from the exons atggcggcggcggcgctgcggTCGCGGGTGGCGGCGCTGCGCCGGCGGCTCGGCCCGCCCGGGGCCCGCG ATACCTTCTTAGCGAAAGGCTCTGCTCATCTGGACAAGCTGAAGGACCTCTGCAACGAAGGGAAAGAACATCCTTCCACGCTTTTTCAGCTCTATACCCAG GCAGTCCTAGACATCACATATTTTGAGGAAAACCAGCTTGTGGATGAAGATTTTCCAGAAGAATCTGCCTTGCAAAAACTTAAAGAActtatttctgttctttcagaACCAGAGGACCTAGTGAGGGAATGCGGCATAAAAGAA CCCCTCAACATCCTTGGTGCAGAGTTGTTAGAATGTCTTTACTGGAGAAAAGGAGCCCTGCTTTACATGTATTGCCacacagcaaaagaaaggaGTGAATGGCTACGAGAAAACATTGCCACATTTAAAAAG TGTCTTAATGATGGAGTTCAGTACTTGATGAAGATGCTTAGCTTTAGATGCCCTCTTCAGCTAGATGAAGATATCTCACATCAAGATAAAGACACAGCTAGATTACTCAgtgaag gtATATTTAGTGACACTCACTTACTGGCAATGATGTACAGTGGAGAAATGTGCTACTGGGGACTGAAACACTGTGGAGAAGGGAAGCAGGAAAGCCTTGAGGCAGTAGATCCTGTGTCTAACAGTGGCCTGGGCAGCAGATCACAGAGCATATCGCTGGATTTCCAAGAAACGGGGAGAAATATGTTAACAAAGTATGCGGCCGTATGTGAGGGACCCTTAAAAGGTCAAGGATGGAACACAACAACTGCAAAACAAATGCTGCATTACTTTGTGAAATCTCACAACTAA
- the FBXO4 gene encoding F-box only protein 4, which produces MRGTAPAPLPAHPDSAGGESALQTLPIDVQLNIMSFLSPQDLCRLGSTSCYWRVAVQDPLLWRYFLLRDLPSWTSIDWKSLPDEEIFNKAFSEVSDNALYDYMAVYKRSCPQGRRSLKSSRPRYGTVTSFLQSLVTQAEPRFAMFGPGLEELDNSLVQKMMTCPEILLVAGLPQRQIHGIGSGVSFQFNNSQKFNIVTLYSTTSVERRRAREEQAVAVNKMFYQENSTVGSQQATHYSVIAQVRKVCEVVDGFIYVANAEAHRAHDRQEELARISAMIDPALGPPNRPLLVLSCVSDVGVQRIPCVYVAHQLQLNLLHQPWMMQDTVAATLDGLLNGIEWLLEEANCKSAQ; this is translated from the exons ATGCGGGGCAccgcgcccgccccgctgccGGCGCACCCGGACAGCGCGGGGGGAGAGAGCGCCCTGCAGACGCTGCCG ATCGACGTGCAGCTGAACATCATGTCCTTCCTCTCGCCCCAAGATTTGTGCCGCTTGGGAAGCACGAGTTGTTACTGGAGGGTAGCTGTGCAAGACCCGTTGTTATggaggtattttctcctgcGGGATCTTCCCTCTTGGACATCTATTGATTGGAAATCTCTTCCAGATGAGGAGATTTTTAATAAAGCCTTTTCAGAGGTCAGCGACAATGCACTGTATGATTACATGGCAGT ATATAAAAGGAGCTGTCCTCAGGGTAGAAGAAGTTTGAAATCGAGCCGTCCCCGGTATGGGACTGTGACTTCCTTTTTGCAATCACTGGTCACTCAGGCAGAACCTCGCTTTGCTATGTTTGGGCCAGGTTTGGAAGAGCTGGACAACTCTTTAGTACAAAAGATGATGACATGCCCAGAAATTCTGCTGGTAGCTGGCCTACCTCAGAGACAAATTCATG gaaTTGGATCCGGAGTCAGTTTTCAGTTTAACAACAGTCAAAAATTCAATATTGTGACATTGTATTCCACCACGAG TGTGGAAAGGAGGAGAGCAAGGGAGGAGCAAGCTGTTGCTGTGAATAAGATGTTTTACCAAGAGAACAGCACAGTAGGGAGCCAGCAAGCCACGCACTACAGTGTAATAGCTCAAGTGAGGAAGGTGTGCGAAGTAGTTGATGGATTCATTTATGTTGCTAATGCAGAAGCTCATAGAG CACATGATcgtcaggaggagctggctcGTATTTCGGCAATGATTGATCCAGCCCTCGGGCCTCCGAACAGACCTCTGCTGGTTTTGTCCTGTGTGTCTGATGTTGGTGTGCAAAGAATTCCATGTGTTTATGTGGCACATCAGTTGCAACTTAATCTGCTGCATCAGCCCTGGATG atgCAGGACACTGTAGCTGCAACTTTAGATGGACTGCTAAATGGAATTGAGTGGCTCTTGGAAGAAGCAAATTGTAAAAGTGCTCAGTAG